In Mastigocladopsis repens PCC 10914, a single window of DNA contains:
- a CDS encoding class I SAM-dependent methyltransferase: MERVLEPEVMDSLEEAIEYDAMDFIEVNTTFAQEAITFGPQEMGLVLDAGTGPGRIPVLLCQMRPQWQVIAIDLAQSMLEIASQHIQQAGLLQQIRLELVDTKNLPYQDEQFDLVVSNSLVHHLPDPLPFFRELKRVLKPNGGIFIRDLFRPADETTMNALVNTIGAEYDAHQKKLFRDSLQAALTLDEVNQLISQVGLKRVKVYQSSDRHWTAERAWND, encoded by the coding sequence ATGGAAAGAGTGCTAGAACCGGAAGTCATGGATAGTTTAGAAGAAGCCATTGAGTATGATGCAATGGACTTCATTGAGGTAAATACGACTTTTGCTCAAGAGGCGATCACGTTTGGACCACAGGAGATGGGTCTAGTGTTAGATGCTGGTACTGGTCCTGGTCGTATTCCAGTTTTACTGTGTCAAATGCGTCCCCAATGGCAAGTTATCGCCATTGATTTGGCTCAGAGTATGTTAGAAATAGCCTCGCAACACATTCAGCAGGCTGGTTTACTACAGCAAATTCGCTTGGAATTAGTAGACACTAAAAACTTGCCTTATCAAGATGAGCAGTTTGATCTGGTTGTGTCGAATAGCCTTGTTCACCATTTACCGGATCCGTTACCTTTCTTTAGAGAACTTAAGCGTGTCTTAAAACCCAATGGTGGTATTTTCATCCGTGACTTATTTCGACCTGCTGATGAAACAACAATGAATGCTTTAGTTAACACTATCGGGGCGGAATACGATGCTCATCAGAAAAAGTTATTTCGCGATTCTCTCCAGGCTGCACTTACACTGGATGAAGTGAATCAGTTGATTTCACAAGTGGGTTTGAAACGAGTAAAGGTCTATCAATCCAGTGACCGTCATTGGACTGCGGAACGGGCTTGGAATGATTAA
- a CDS encoding trans-splicing intein-formed DNA polymerase III subunit alpha C-terminal partner DnaE-C, whose product MAKIITRKSLGTQNVYDIGVERDHNFVTRDGFIASNCFNKSHSTAYGYVTYQTAYLKANYPLEYMAALLTANSDDTDKVQKYISTCMSMNIQIEPPDINRSEVDFTPSSEKILFGLSAVRNVGQNAIACILQAREEGGEFKSLGDFCDRVDLGTVNRRTLESLIYCGAFDKFDSNRNQLLQDLGLVYDWAQSRARDRATGQGNLFDLLGGGFSTHKNKVQNSFESAPKAQTVPDFPPQDKLRREKELLGFYVSDHPLKVIRKTARVLAPINLSQLGEQKEESTICAVVMLNGVKKVMTKKGDPMAILQIEDLTAQSEAVVFPKIYEQINSLLQVDSRLIIWAKVDRREEQTQLIVEDAEPVETVKMVIVELNTQQAGTIEEQHRLRTILQEQSGEREKAKVPVIGIVQAGNSRQLVRFGRQFWVQDSRITVQALQNARFSAHVQSLTSV is encoded by the coding sequence ATGGCTAAAATTATTACACGAAAATCATTAGGTACGCAAAATGTCTATGACATTGGGGTAGAGCGCGACCATAATTTTGTGACCAGAGATGGCTTCATAGCTTCCAATTGTTTCAATAAATCCCATTCAACGGCATATGGTTATGTCACATACCAAACTGCGTACTTGAAAGCGAACTATCCCCTGGAATACATGGCGGCGCTGTTGACGGCTAACAGTGACGACACAGACAAGGTGCAGAAATATATTTCCACCTGTATGAGTATGAATATTCAGATAGAGCCGCCAGATATCAATCGCTCTGAGGTGGATTTTACACCGTCGAGTGAAAAGATTTTGTTTGGATTGTCAGCTGTTCGGAATGTGGGACAAAACGCAATAGCCTGTATTTTGCAAGCAAGAGAGGAGGGAGGAGAGTTTAAATCCTTGGGTGATTTTTGCGATCGCGTGGATTTGGGTACTGTTAACCGTCGCACTTTGGAGTCGCTTATTTACTGTGGAGCATTTGACAAATTCGACTCCAACCGCAACCAACTTCTCCAAGATTTAGGTTTAGTGTACGATTGGGCACAATCTCGTGCCAGAGATAGAGCCACTGGACAGGGAAATCTGTTTGATTTGTTAGGTGGCGGATTTTCGACTCATAAAAATAAAGTTCAAAATAGCTTTGAATCTGCTCCCAAAGCTCAAACGGTTCCTGATTTTCCTCCACAGGACAAGTTGCGGAGGGAAAAAGAACTTTTGGGATTTTATGTATCAGATCATCCCCTGAAAGTTATACGCAAAACAGCGCGTGTTCTAGCTCCAATTAACCTTTCGCAACTTGGTGAACAGAAAGAAGAAAGTACCATTTGTGCGGTTGTCATGCTAAATGGCGTTAAAAAAGTGATGACCAAGAAAGGCGACCCAATGGCGATTTTGCAAATAGAAGATTTAACTGCACAATCGGAAGCGGTGGTATTTCCTAAAATTTATGAGCAGATCAATTCACTGCTCCAAGTTGATTCTCGGTTAATTATTTGGGCTAAAGTAGATCGCCGCGAAGAGCAAACTCAATTGATTGTTGAAGATGCAGAACCAGTGGAAACAGTCAAGATGGTGATAGTGGAACTCAATACCCAACAAGCAGGTACGATTGAGGAACAGCATCGCCTCAGAACAATTTTGCAAGAACAATCAGGAGAGAGAGAAAAAGCAAAAGTGCCAGTCATAGGAATTGTACAAGCCGGAAATTCCCGTCAACTTGTCCGTTTTGGACGGCAATTTTGGGTACAAGACTCCAGAATAACTGTTCAGGCTCTTCAAAACGCCAGATTTTCTGCTCATGTACAATCGCTGACTAGTGTTTGA
- a CDS encoding response regulator transcription factor: protein MKPGATLRILLVEDDELFRLGLRMRLQQEASIEIVAEAEDGEQAVELANRYGLDLVLLDIGLPGIGGIEACRQIKQQHPNLPVLVLTSRSEKPLIARLIEAGAVGYCLKGIPSESLILALRSVAAGASWWDQTATTAIRAAFEGNNTASFTQDSLPLENPLTKREQEILALVATGKSNQEIASILYIASGTVRVHVHAILQKLEVRDRTQAAVLAIQKGLVSPELLRSS from the coding sequence ATGAAACCAGGAGCAACGCTGAGAATATTACTCGTTGAGGATGATGAACTGTTTCGCCTAGGTCTGCGAATGCGGTTGCAACAGGAGGCAAGTATAGAAATCGTAGCCGAGGCGGAAGATGGCGAGCAAGCTGTAGAACTAGCTAATCGCTATGGGCTAGATTTGGTTTTGCTTGATATTGGTTTACCAGGGATTGGTGGAATTGAAGCTTGTCGTCAAATTAAGCAGCAACACCCCAATTTACCTGTACTGGTTTTAACGTCTCGTTCGGAAAAACCCCTAATTGCGCGCTTAATTGAAGCAGGGGCTGTCGGTTACTGTCTTAAAGGAATCCCTTCTGAGTCTTTGATATTGGCATTGCGTTCGGTAGCAGCAGGTGCTTCTTGGTGGGATCAGACAGCAACCACAGCAATTCGAGCCGCTTTTGAGGGAAATAACACAGCATCATTCACACAAGATTCGCTACCCCTAGAAAATCCGTTGACCAAGCGCGAACAAGAAATTCTGGCACTCGTAGCTACTGGTAAAAGCAATCAAGAAATTGCGTCCATTCTCTACATTGCTTCTGGTACAGTACGGGTTCATGTCCACGCGATTTTACAAAAGTTAGAAGTAAGAGATCGCACTCAAGCCGCAGTCTTGGCTATTCAGAAAGGATTGGTATCACCAGAACTGCTGCGAAGTTCGTAA
- a CDS encoding phosphoribosyltransferase, producing MLNTPLFADRTQAGEQLAQAIDAILTQQTANSVAKPETIVYALPRGGLPVAAPVARLLNCPLTIEVAKKISHPENPELAIGAVSASGNVLWDQHQRSRHILNSGLRKSALNAATTQAKSLKAQFSSACPQVNTEGATLILVDDGIATGMTMAVAAISLKALSPAEVWLCAPVAPLKLLPWLHQWGDRVVVLATPEDFCSVSYFYSEFPQVETSEALECLLQQNEER from the coding sequence ATGCTAAACACCCCGCTTTTTGCTGATCGCACTCAAGCTGGTGAGCAACTGGCGCAAGCGATTGACGCTATTTTGACCCAGCAAACAGCCAACTCAGTAGCAAAGCCTGAAACAATTGTCTATGCTTTGCCAAGAGGAGGACTGCCAGTAGCAGCACCAGTGGCGCGTCTCCTCAACTGTCCGTTGACGATAGAAGTGGCGAAAAAAATTAGCCATCCAGAAAATCCTGAATTAGCTATTGGCGCGGTCAGTGCCTCTGGAAATGTTCTTTGGGATCAGCACCAGCGGTCTCGCCATATACTCAATTCAGGGTTGCGGAAATCGGCATTAAATGCAGCTACTACTCAAGCTAAGTCTCTTAAGGCTCAATTCAGTTCTGCCTGTCCGCAGGTGAACACAGAAGGTGCTACGCTCATCTTAGTTGATGATGGTATTGCCACAGGTATGACAATGGCAGTAGCGGCAATATCTCTCAAGGCACTTTCTCCAGCAGAAGTTTGGTTATGTGCTCCTGTAGCACCTCTAAAGTTACTACCTTGGTTGCATCAATGGGGCGATCGCGTGGTTGTCCTCGCAACACCAGAAGATTTTTGTAGTGTTAGTTACTTTTACTCAGAGTTCCCACAGGTAGAGACAAGCGAAGCTCTTGAATGTCTCTTACAACAAAATGAAGAAAGATGA
- a CDS encoding DUF6464 family protein — protein sequence MKTLLVITIGFLPSLFSMWLMRKTQARTRSQFRRAADLNSPIGRIRQNTMPDPSDRYYLEGVGYLVGDISCRFNARCGYLRCAVNPSGPCEGCRYYEPRETICSENNPSDWMS from the coding sequence GTGAAGACACTTTTGGTTATTACCATTGGTTTCTTACCGTCCCTATTCTCCATGTGGTTGATGCGTAAAACCCAGGCTAGAACACGTTCGCAGTTTAGGCGAGCGGCAGATCTGAATTCTCCTATAGGGCGAATACGGCAGAACACCATGCCCGATCCGAGCGATCGCTATTATCTGGAAGGAGTCGGCTACCTTGTCGGCGATATCAGCTGCCGATTTAATGCCCGTTGTGGCTACCTGCGCTGTGCTGTTAATCCTAGTGGACCATGCGAAGGTTGTCGCTATTATGAACCAAGGGAAACCATTTGTAGTGAAAATAACCCGTCAGACTGGATGAGTTAG